From Micromonospora echinospora, one genomic window encodes:
- a CDS encoding DNA-directed RNA polymerase subunit beta' produces the protein MLDVNFFDELRIGLATADDIRQWSHGEVKKPETINYRTLKPEKDGLFCEKIFGPQRDWECYCGKYKRVRFKGIICERCGVEVTRSKVRRERMGHIELAAPVTHIWYFKGVPSRLGYLLDLAPKDLEKIIYFASYVVTSVDAESRHRDLSTIENEILAEKRQSENSRDSEIEKRAAKLEADLAELEAEGAKADVRRKVKEGGEREMRQIRDRAQREIDRLDEVLDTFRKLEPKQLVTDELLYRELRDRFGEYFTGGMGAEAIKALVQNMDLDAEAENLREIIRSGKGQRKIRALKRLKVVAAFLNTRNSPLGMVLDCVPVIPPDLRPMVQLDGGRFATSDLNDLYRRVINRNNRLKRLIDLGAPEIIVNNEKRMLQEAVDALFDNGRRGRPVTGPGNRPLKSLSDMLKGKQGRFRQNLLGKRVDYSGRSVIVVGPKLKLHQCGLPKQMALELFKPFVMKRLVDLNHAQNIKSAKRMVERQRPVVWDVLEEVIGEHPVLLNRAPTLHRLGIQAFEPQLVEGKAIQIHPLVCTAFNADFDGDQMAVHVPLSAEAQAEARILMLSSNNILKPADGKPVTMPTQDMIIGLYHLTHYTPGGKGEGRAFSSDAEARMAFDNGELHLQSPVRIRLRGVTDVDNGAGAEPWVAPEGWVEGEPLIVDTTLGRVLFNETMPVGYRFVNYEVRKGQLSAIVNDLAERFPKVALAATLDGLKEAGFHWATWSGVTIGMEDVVTPPSKQEILARYEKEADRIDKQYQRGLMTGEERRGELIEIWTKATNEVAKNLETSLPRENPLWKMIHSGARGNLLQLRQIAAIRGLVANPKGEIIPRPIKSSYREGLSVLEYFISTHGARKGLADTALRTADSGYLTRRLVDVSQDVIIREEDCGTDRAIPMQVGERIDGTLVVHEHAETGVHARTLADDIKGPDGTIVVERGADLNSILVDKIVAAGVENVRVRSVLTCESKLGVCGACYGRSLPTGKTVDIGEAVGIIAAQSIGEPGTQLTMRTFHTGGVAGEDITQGLPRVTEIFEARVPKGKAPIADTPGRIRIEDGERSRKIIVIPDDGSDEIVYDKISKRVRLRPGVHDGGHVEVGEKLTEGTIDPHELLRILGPRAVQVHLTQEVQEVYRSQGVLIHDKHIEIIIRQMLKRVTVIDSGSTEFLPGVLVDRALFESENRRLVSEGGEPAAGRPVLMGITKASLVTDSWLSAASFQETTRVLTDAAIHARSDSLIGLKENVIIGKLIPAGTGISKYRNVRVEPTEEAKAKVYSMTGYPETDYGFGPASGQAVPLDDFDFGSYR, from the coding sequence GTGCTCGACGTCAACTTCTTCGACGAGCTGCGCATCGGCCTCGCTACCGCCGACGACATCCGGCAGTGGTCCCACGGCGAGGTCAAGAAGCCTGAGACGATCAACTACCGCACCCTGAAGCCGGAGAAGGACGGGCTCTTCTGCGAGAAGATCTTCGGTCCTCAGCGGGACTGGGAGTGCTACTGCGGCAAGTACAAGCGGGTCCGGTTCAAGGGCATCATCTGTGAGCGCTGCGGCGTCGAGGTGACCCGCTCCAAGGTGCGTCGTGAGCGCATGGGGCACATCGAGCTGGCCGCCCCGGTGACCCACATCTGGTACTTCAAGGGCGTGCCGAGCCGGCTGGGCTACCTGCTGGACCTCGCCCCCAAGGACCTCGAGAAGATCATTTACTTCGCCTCGTACGTGGTGACGAGCGTGGACGCCGAGTCGCGTCACCGTGACCTCTCCACCATCGAGAACGAGATCCTCGCCGAGAAGCGGCAGTCGGAGAACAGCCGCGACTCGGAGATCGAGAAGCGGGCCGCCAAGCTCGAGGCCGACCTGGCCGAGCTGGAGGCCGAGGGTGCCAAGGCGGACGTCCGGCGCAAGGTCAAGGAGGGCGGAGAGCGCGAGATGCGCCAGATCCGCGACCGGGCCCAGCGCGAGATCGACCGTCTGGACGAGGTGCTCGACACCTTCCGCAAGCTGGAGCCGAAGCAGCTGGTCACCGACGAGCTGCTCTACCGCGAGCTGCGGGACCGGTTCGGCGAGTACTTCACCGGCGGCATGGGCGCCGAGGCGATCAAGGCGCTGGTCCAGAACATGGACCTCGACGCCGAGGCCGAGAACCTCCGCGAGATCATCCGCTCCGGCAAGGGGCAGCGGAAGATCCGGGCGCTCAAGCGCCTCAAGGTCGTCGCCGCGTTCCTGAACACCCGCAACTCGCCGCTCGGCATGGTGCTCGACTGCGTCCCGGTGATCCCGCCGGACCTGCGGCCGATGGTGCAGCTCGACGGTGGCCGCTTCGCGACCTCCGACCTGAACGACCTGTACCGCCGGGTGATCAACCGGAACAACCGCCTCAAGCGACTGATCGACCTCGGCGCGCCCGAGATCATCGTCAACAACGAGAAGCGGATGCTCCAGGAGGCCGTCGACGCGCTGTTCGACAACGGCCGTCGCGGTCGTCCGGTCACCGGTCCGGGCAACCGGCCGCTGAAGTCGCTCTCCGACATGCTCAAGGGCAAGCAGGGCCGGTTCCGGCAGAACCTGCTCGGTAAGCGGGTCGACTACTCCGGCCGTTCCGTCATCGTCGTCGGCCCGAAGCTGAAGCTGCACCAGTGCGGCCTGCCCAAGCAGATGGCGCTGGAGCTGTTCAAGCCGTTCGTGATGAAGCGGCTGGTCGACCTCAACCACGCGCAGAACATCAAGTCCGCGAAGCGGATGGTCGAGCGGCAGCGGCCGGTCGTGTGGGACGTGCTGGAAGAGGTCATCGGCGAGCACCCGGTGCTGCTCAACCGGGCGCCCACCCTGCACCGACTGGGCATCCAGGCGTTCGAGCCGCAGCTCGTCGAGGGCAAGGCCATCCAGATCCACCCGCTGGTCTGCACCGCGTTCAACGCCGACTTCGACGGTGACCAGATGGCGGTGCACGTGCCGCTCTCCGCCGAGGCGCAGGCCGAGGCGCGGATCCTGATGCTGTCGTCGAACAACATCCTCAAGCCGGCCGACGGCAAGCCGGTGACCATGCCCACCCAGGACATGATCATCGGTCTGTACCACCTCACCCACTACACCCCGGGTGGCAAGGGCGAGGGTCGGGCGTTCAGCTCGGACGCCGAGGCGCGGATGGCCTTCGACAACGGTGAGCTGCACCTCCAGTCGCCGGTGCGGATCCGGCTGCGCGGCGTCACCGATGTCGACAACGGCGCCGGGGCCGAGCCGTGGGTCGCGCCGGAGGGCTGGGTCGAGGGCGAGCCGCTGATCGTCGACACCACCCTCGGCCGGGTGCTGTTCAACGAGACCATGCCGGTCGGCTACCGCTTCGTGAACTACGAGGTGCGCAAGGGGCAGCTCTCGGCGATCGTCAACGACCTCGCCGAGCGGTTCCCGAAGGTGGCCCTCGCGGCCACCCTCGACGGGCTCAAGGAGGCCGGTTTCCACTGGGCCACCTGGTCCGGCGTGACCATCGGCATGGAGGACGTCGTCACCCCGCCGAGCAAGCAGGAGATCCTGGCCCGGTACGAGAAGGAAGCCGACCGGATCGACAAGCAGTACCAGCGTGGCCTCATGACCGGTGAGGAGCGCCGCGGCGAGCTCATCGAGATCTGGACCAAGGCCACCAACGAGGTCGCCAAGAACCTGGAGACCTCGCTGCCCCGGGAGAACCCGCTGTGGAAGATGATCCACTCGGGTGCCCGCGGTAACCTGCTCCAGCTCCGGCAGATCGCCGCGATCCGTGGCCTGGTGGCCAACCCGAAGGGCGAGATCATCCCCCGGCCGATCAAGTCGAGCTACCGGGAGGGTCTGTCCGTACTGGAGTACTTCATCTCCACGCACGGCGCCCGGAAGGGTCTGGCGGACACCGCGCTGCGGACCGCCGACTCGGGTTACCTGACCCGTCGTCTGGTGGACGTCTCGCAGGACGTCATCATCCGCGAGGAGGACTGCGGCACCGACCGGGCGATCCCGATGCAGGTCGGCGAGCGGATCGACGGCACGCTGGTGGTGCACGAGCACGCCGAGACCGGCGTGCACGCCCGGACCCTGGCCGACGACATCAAGGGGCCGGACGGCACCATCGTCGTCGAGCGGGGCGCAGACCTGAACTCGATCCTGGTCGACAAGATCGTCGCCGCCGGGGTGGAGAACGTCCGGGTGCGCAGCGTGCTCACCTGCGAGTCGAAGCTGGGCGTCTGCGGTGCCTGCTACGGGCGGTCGCTGCCCACCGGCAAGACGGTGGACATCGGCGAGGCCGTCGGCATCATCGCCGCCCAGTCCATCGGTGAGCCGGGTACGCAGCTGACCATGCGTACCTTCCACACCGGTGGTGTCGCGGGTGAGGACATCACCCAGGGTCTGCCGCGTGTCACGGAGATCTTCGAGGCCCGGGTCCCGAAGGGCAAGGCGCCGATCGCCGACACCCCCGGCCGGATCCGGATCGAGGACGGCGAGCGTTCGCGGAAGATCATCGTGATCCCGGACGACGGCAGCGACGAGATCGTCTACGACAAGATCTCGAAGCGGGTCCGGCTGCGGCCGGGCGTGCACGACGGGGGCCACGTCGAGGTCGGCGAGAAGCTCACCGAGGGCACCATCGACCCGCACGAGCTGCTGCGTATCCTCGGCCCGCGCGCGGTCCAGGTCCACCTGACCCAGGAGGTCCAGGAGGTCTACCGCTCGCAGGGTGTGCTCATCCACGACAAGCACATCGAGATCATCATCCGCCAGATGCTCAAGCGGGTGACGGTCATCGACTCCGGCTCGACCGAGTTCCTGCCGGGTGTGCTGGTCGACCGGGCGCTGTTCGAGTCGGAGAACCGCCGACTCGTCTCCGAGGGCGGCGAGCCCGCCGCCGGACGTCCGGTGCTGATGGGTATCACCAAGGCGTCGCTGGTCACCGACTCGTGGCTGTCGGCGGCCTCCTTCCAGGAGACCACCCGGGTGCTGACGGACGCGGCGATCCACGCCCGCAGCGACTCGCTGATCGGCCTGAAGGAGAACGTGATCATCGGTAAGCTCATCCCGGCCGGTACGGGCATCAGCAAGTACCGCAACGTCCGGGTGGAGCCGACCGAGGAGGCGAAGGCCAAGGTCTACTCGATGACCGGCTACCCGGAGACCGACTACGGCTTCGGGCCGGCCAGCGGCCAGGCGGTGCCGCTGGACGACTTCGACTTCGGGTCGTACCGCTAG
- the rpsL gene encoding 30S ribosomal protein S12 has translation MPTIQQLVRKGRQAKTSKTKTPALKGSPQRRGVCTRVYTTTPKKPNSALRKVARVKLSSQIEVTAYIPGVGHNLQEHSIVLVRGGRVKDLPGVRYKIVRGSLDTQGVRNRKQARSRYGAKKEKS, from the coding sequence GTGCCCACGATCCAGCAGCTGGTCCGCAAGGGCCGCCAGGCCAAGACGAGTAAGACCAAGACCCCGGCGTTGAAGGGTTCCCCCCAGCGCCGTGGCGTGTGCACCCGCGTGTACACCACTACCCCCAAGAAGCCGAACTCGGCGCTGCGCAAGGTCGCTCGTGTCAAGCTCAGCAGCCAGATCGAGGTGACCGCCTACATCCCGGGCGTGGGTCACAACCTGCAGGAGCACTCGATCGTGCTCGTCCGTGGCGGCCGGGTGAAGGACCTCCCCGGCGTGCGTTACAAGATCGTCCGCGGATCGCTGGACACCCAGGGCGTCCGGAACCGCAAGCAGGCGCGCAGCCGCTACGGCGCGAAGAAGGAGAAGAGCTGA
- the rpsG gene encoding 30S ribosomal protein S7, with product MPRKGPAPRRPLVADPVYNSPLVTQLVNKILLRGKRQLAERIVYAALEGCREKSGTDPVVTLKRAMDNVKPTLEVRSRRVGGATYQVPVEVRPARATTLGLRWLVTYSRARREKTMVERLMNELLDASNGLGAAVKRREDTHKMAESNKAFAHYRW from the coding sequence ATGCCCCGTAAGGGACCCGCTCCGCGGCGGCCGCTGGTCGCTGACCCGGTGTACAACTCGCCGCTGGTCACCCAGCTCGTGAACAAGATCCTGCTGCGCGGCAAGCGCCAGCTCGCCGAGCGCATCGTGTACGCGGCCCTGGAGGGCTGCCGCGAGAAGTCCGGCACCGACCCCGTCGTCACCCTGAAGCGGGCGATGGACAACGTCAAGCCGACCCTCGAGGTGCGCAGCCGCCGGGTCGGTGGCGCCACCTACCAGGTCCCGGTCGAGGTGCGTCCGGCGCGGGCGACCACCCTGGGCCTGCGTTGGCTGGTGACCTACTCCCGCGCCCGGCGCGAGAAGACCATGGTCGAGCGGCTGATGAACGAGCTGCTGGACGCCAGCAACGGCCTCGGCGCCGCCGTGAAGCGGCGTGAGGACACGCACAAGATGGCCGAGTCCAACAAGGCCTTCGCGCACTACCGCTGGTAA
- the fusA gene encoding elongation factor G, which translates to MAAADALANVRNIGIMAHIDAGKTTTTERILFYTGITYKIGEVHEGAAVMDWMEQEQERGITITSAATKCEWKGHTIQIIDTPGHVDFTVEVERSLRVLDGAVAVYDGVAGVEPQTENVWRQADKYNVPRMCFVNKLDRTGADFFRCVQMMIDRLNATPLVLQIPIGAESDFIGVVDLVEMRALTWRGETQKGEDYAVEEIPADLADSAAEWREKLMETLADVDDAVMEKYLEGEEISVEEVKAAIRRATIGGKANPVLTGTAFKNKGIQPMLDAVVAYLPSPLDIPAIEGTATDGETPLQRKPSKAEPFSALAFKIQTDKHLGKLTYVRIYSGTLESGSQVVNSTKDRKERIGKIYQMHANKREERSSAQAGDIIAVQGLKQTTTGDTLCDPANPVILESMTFPEPVIEVAIEPKTKADQEKLSTAIQRLAEEDPTFRVKLDDQTGQTVISGMGELHLDILVDRMRREFNVEANIGKPQVAYRETIRRKVEKVEYTHKKQTGGSGQYARVIISLEPLPLGNDAPTYEFANAVTGGRIPREFIPSVDAGAQDAMQFGILAGFPLVGVKLTLVDGQYHEVDSSEMAFKIAGSMAMKEAARKADPALLEPMMAVEVTTPEENMGDVIGDLNSRRGIIQAMEERSGARVVRALVPLSEMFGYVGDLRSKTQGRASYSMQFDSYAEVPASVAKEIIAKATGE; encoded by the coding sequence GTGGCCGCCGCAGACGCGCTCGCCAACGTACGCAACATCGGCATCATGGCGCACATCGATGCCGGTAAGACCACGACCACCGAGCGGATCCTGTTCTACACCGGCATCACGTACAAGATCGGTGAGGTCCACGAGGGCGCCGCCGTCATGGACTGGATGGAGCAGGAGCAGGAGCGGGGGATCACCATCACCTCCGCCGCCACCAAGTGTGAGTGGAAGGGCCACACGATCCAGATCATCGACACGCCCGGCCACGTCGACTTCACGGTCGAGGTCGAGCGGTCGCTGCGGGTGCTGGACGGTGCGGTGGCCGTTTACGACGGTGTCGCCGGTGTGGAGCCGCAGACGGAGAACGTCTGGCGTCAGGCCGACAAGTACAACGTCCCCCGGATGTGCTTCGTCAACAAGCTCGACCGGACCGGTGCCGACTTCTTCCGCTGCGTGCAGATGATGATCGACCGGCTCAACGCCACCCCGCTGGTGCTCCAGATCCCGATCGGTGCCGAGAGCGACTTCATCGGCGTGGTCGACCTGGTCGAGATGCGTGCGCTCACCTGGCGCGGCGAGACCCAGAAGGGTGAGGACTACGCGGTCGAGGAGATCCCGGCGGACCTCGCCGACTCCGCCGCCGAGTGGCGCGAGAAGCTGATGGAGACCCTGGCCGACGTCGACGACGCGGTCATGGAGAAGTACCTGGAGGGCGAGGAGATCTCCGTCGAGGAGGTCAAGGCCGCCATCCGCCGGGCCACCATCGGCGGCAAGGCCAACCCGGTCCTCACCGGTACCGCCTTCAAGAACAAGGGCATCCAGCCGATGCTCGACGCGGTGGTCGCTTACCTGCCGTCGCCGCTGGACATCCCGGCCATCGAGGGCACCGCGACCGACGGTGAGACCCCGCTGCAGCGGAAGCCGTCGAAGGCGGAGCCGTTCTCCGCGCTGGCGTTCAAGATCCAGACGGACAAGCACCTCGGCAAGCTCACCTACGTGCGGATCTACTCCGGCACGCTCGAGTCCGGCTCCCAGGTGGTCAACTCCACCAAGGACCGCAAGGAGCGGATCGGCAAGATCTACCAGATGCACGCCAACAAGCGGGAAGAGCGCAGCTCGGCCCAGGCTGGCGACATCATCGCGGTGCAGGGTCTGAAGCAGACCACCACCGGTGACACGCTCTGCGACCCGGCGAACCCGGTCATCCTGGAGTCGATGACCTTCCCGGAGCCGGTCATCGAGGTCGCCATCGAGCCGAAGACCAAGGCCGACCAGGAGAAGCTCAGCACCGCCATCCAGCGGCTCGCCGAGGAGGACCCGACCTTCCGGGTCAAGCTCGACGACCAGACCGGTCAGACGGTCATCTCCGGCATGGGCGAGCTGCACCTGGACATCCTGGTCGACCGGATGCGCCGCGAGTTCAACGTCGAGGCGAACATCGGCAAGCCGCAGGTGGCGTACCGCGAGACCATCCGCCGCAAGGTGGAGAAGGTCGAGTACACCCACAAGAAGCAGACCGGTGGTTCCGGCCAGTACGCCCGGGTGATCATCAGCCTGGAGCCGCTGCCGCTGGGCAACGACGCCCCGACCTACGAGTTCGCCAACGCCGTGACCGGTGGCCGTATCCCCCGGGAGTTCATCCCGTCGGTGGACGCGGGTGCGCAGGACGCCATGCAGTTCGGCATCCTCGCCGGCTTCCCCCTGGTGGGCGTCAAGCTCACCCTGGTGGACGGCCAGTACCACGAGGTCGACTCGTCGGAAATGGCATTCAAGATCGCCGGCTCGATGGCGATGAAGGAGGCGGCCCGCAAGGCCGATCCCGCTCTCCTCGAGCCGATGATGGCCGTTGAGGTCACCACTCCGGAGGAGAACATGGGTGACGTCATCGGCGACCTCAACTCCCGCCGCGGCATCATCCAGGCGATGGAGGAGCGCAGCGGCGCCCGCGTCGTCCGGGCTCTGGTGCCGTTGTCGGAGATGTTCGGCTACGTCGGCGACCTGCGGTCGAAGACCCAGGGCCGGGCTAGCTACAGCATGCAGTTCGACTCCTACGCCGAGGTTCCGGCCAGCGTGGCGAAGGAGATCATCGCGAAGGCCACGGGCGAGTAG
- the tuf gene encoding elongation factor Tu, whose amino-acid sequence MAKAKFERTKPHVNIGTIGHIDHGKTTLTAAITKVLHDQYPDLNPYTPFDEIDKAPEEKARGITISIAHVEYQTENRHYAHVDCPGHADYIKNMITGAAQMDGAILVVAATDGPMPQTREHVLLARQVGVPYIVVALNKSDMVDDEELLELVELEVRELLSNQEYPGDDLPVVQVSALKALEGDPVWTEKLLELMNAVDTAIPQPERETEKPFLMPIEDVFTITGRGTVVTGRAERGVLKPNEEVEIVGIKEKSMKTVCTGIEMFRKLLDEARAGENVGLLLRGIKREDVERGMVVVKPGTSTPHTEFEATVYILSKEEGGRHTPFFQNYRPQFYFRTTDVTGVVTLPEGTEMVMPGDNTTMTVKLIQPIAMEDNLKFAIREGGRTVGAGRVTKIIK is encoded by the coding sequence GTGGCGAAGGCGAAGTTCGAGCGGACTAAGCCGCACGTCAACATCGGCACCATTGGTCACATCGACCACGGTAAGACGACGCTGACGGCGGCCATCACGAAGGTCCTGCACGACCAGTACCCGGACCTCAACCCGTACACGCCGTTCGACGAGATCGACAAGGCGCCGGAGGAGAAGGCCCGGGGCATCACGATCTCGATCGCGCACGTCGAGTACCAGACCGAGAACCGGCACTACGCGCACGTCGACTGCCCCGGGCACGCCGACTACATCAAGAACATGATCACCGGTGCCGCGCAGATGGACGGCGCGATCCTGGTGGTCGCGGCGACCGACGGCCCGATGCCGCAGACCCGCGAGCACGTGCTGCTGGCCCGCCAGGTCGGCGTGCCGTACATCGTCGTGGCGCTCAACAAGAGCGACATGGTCGACGACGAGGAGCTCCTGGAGCTCGTCGAGCTCGAGGTTCGTGAGCTGCTCTCGAACCAGGAGTACCCGGGTGACGACCTGCCGGTCGTCCAGGTCTCGGCGCTCAAGGCCCTCGAGGGTGACCCCGTGTGGACCGAGAAGCTCCTGGAGCTGATGAACGCGGTCGACACCGCGATCCCGCAGCCGGAGCGTGAGACCGAGAAGCCGTTCCTGATGCCGATCGAGGACGTCTTCACGATCACCGGTCGTGGCACCGTCGTCACCGGTCGCGCGGAGCGCGGCGTCCTCAAGCCGAACGAGGAGGTGGAGATCGTCGGCATCAAGGAGAAGTCGATGAAGACGGTCTGCACCGGTATCGAGATGTTCCGCAAGCTGCTCGACGAGGCCCGCGCGGGCGAGAACGTCGGTCTGCTGCTGCGGGGTATCAAGCGCGAGGACGTCGAGCGCGGCATGGTGGTCGTCAAGCCGGGCACCTCGACCCCGCACACGGAGTTCGAGGCGACCGTCTACATCCTCTCCAAGGAGGAGGGTGGACGGCACACCCCGTTCTTCCAGAACTACCGTCCGCAGTTCTACTTCCGGACCACGGACGTCACCGGCGTCGTCACGCTGCCCGAGGGCACCGAGATGGTCATGCCGGGCGACAACACCACGATGACCGTGAAGCTGATCCAGCCCATCGCGATGGAGGACAACCTCAAGTTCGCGATCCGGGAGGGTGGCCGTACGGTCGGCGCTGGTCGCGTCACCAAGATCATCAAGTGA
- the rpsJ gene encoding 30S ribosomal protein S10 has product MAGQKIRIRLKAYDHEVVDSSARKIVETVTRTGAQVAGPVPLPTEINRFCVIRSPHKYKDSREHFEMRTHKRLIDIIDPTPKTVDSLMRLDLPAGVDIEIKL; this is encoded by the coding sequence ATGGCGGGACAGAAGATCCGCATCCGGCTCAAGGCCTATGACCACGAGGTCGTCGACTCCTCGGCTCGGAAGATCGTCGAGACGGTGACGCGCACCGGGGCGCAGGTCGCGGGCCCGGTGCCGCTGCCCACGGAGATCAACCGTTTCTGCGTTATCCGCTCGCCGCACAAGTACAAGGACTCGCGCGAGCACTTCGAGATGCGTACGCACAAGCGGCTGATCGACATCATCGACCCGACCCCCAAGACGGTCGACTCGCTCATGCGCCTCGACCTGCCGGCTGGCGTCGACATCGAGATCAAGCTGTAG
- the rplC gene encoding 50S ribosomal protein L3 → MDRQVKGILGAKLGMTQVWDNNKVVPVTVVQAGPCVVSQVRSAEKDGYSAIQLAYGAIDPRKVKKPISGHYAKAEVAPRRHIVELRTIDAAEYALGQEVTVSEFAPGASIDVTGKTKGKGYAGPMKRHGFHGLRASHGVERKHRSPGSIGACATPGRVFKGTRMAGRMGGVRYTVQNLTVQAVDTENNLLLVRGAIPGPKGALVLVRTAAKAKAKKGGAAK, encoded by the coding sequence ATGGACAGGCAAGTAAAGGGGATCCTGGGCGCAAAGCTCGGCATGACCCAGGTCTGGGACAACAACAAGGTTGTCCCGGTGACCGTGGTGCAGGCCGGCCCGTGCGTCGTCAGCCAGGTTCGTAGCGCCGAGAAGGACGGTTACTCGGCCATCCAGCTGGCCTACGGCGCGATCGACCCGCGCAAGGTCAAGAAGCCGATCAGCGGCCACTACGCGAAGGCCGAGGTGGCGCCGCGCCGGCACATCGTCGAGCTGCGCACCATCGACGCCGCCGAGTACGCCCTCGGCCAGGAGGTCACCGTCTCCGAGTTCGCCCCGGGCGCCTCGATCGACGTGACCGGCAAGACCAAGGGCAAGGGCTACGCCGGCCCGATGAAGCGGCACGGCTTCCACGGTCTGCGGGCCAGCCACGGTGTCGAGCGCAAGCACCGCTCGCCCGGCTCGATCGGCGCCTGCGCCACCCCGGGTCGCGTCTTCAAGGGCACCCGGATGGCCGGCCGGATGGGTGGCGTGCGCTACACCGTCCAGAACCTGACCGTCCAGGCGGTCGACACCGAGAACAACCTCCTGCTCGTCCGTGGCGCCATCCCCGGCCCCAAGGGCGCGCTGGTCCTGGTCCGTACCGCGGCCAAGGCCAAGGCGAAGAAGGGCGGTGCGGCGAAGTGA
- the rplD gene encoding 50S ribosomal protein L4: MTTVDVLTVDGTKKGSVELPADIFDVQANVALMHQVVVAQLAAARQGTHKTKTRGEVSGGGKKPYKQKGTGRARQGSTRAPQFAGGGVVHGPVPRDYSQRTPKKMKAAALRGALSDRARAGQVHVVEAFVSGEKPSTKAALATLAKLTEARRVLVVLSSTDELNWVSLRNEPRVHLIEAGQLNTYDVLVADDVVFTKGALDEFLGVPAETTEEGGK, from the coding sequence GTGACCACGGTTGACGTGCTCACCGTCGACGGCACCAAGAAGGGCTCCGTCGAGCTCCCGGCAGACATCTTCGACGTGCAGGCCAACGTCGCGCTGATGCACCAGGTGGTGGTGGCCCAGCTCGCGGCCGCCCGCCAGGGCACGCACAAGACGAAGACCCGCGGCGAGGTCTCCGGTGGCGGCAAGAAGCCGTACAAGCAGAAGGGCACCGGCCGCGCCCGCCAGGGTTCGACCCGGGCGCCGCAGTTCGCCGGCGGTGGTGTGGTGCACGGCCCGGTGCCGCGCGACTACAGCCAGCGGACCCCCAAGAAGATGAAGGCCGCCGCGCTGCGCGGGGCCCTCTCCGACCGGGCCCGCGCCGGCCAGGTGCACGTCGTCGAGGCGTTCGTCTCCGGCGAGAAGCCGTCCACCAAGGCGGCCCTGGCCACGCTGGCGAAGCTGACCGAGGCCCGGCGGGTCCTGGTCGTGCTGAGCAGCACCGACGAGCTGAACTGGGTGTCGCTGCGCAACGAGCCGCGGGTGCACCTGATCGAGGCCGGCCAGCTCAACACGTACGACGTGCTGGTGGCCGACGACGTGGTCTTCACCAAGGGCGCCCTGGACGAGTTCCTCGGCGTGCCCGCCGAGACCACCGAGGAGGGTGGCAAGTGA
- the rplW gene encoding 50S ribosomal protein L23, whose protein sequence is MSTIADPRDIIVAPVVSEKSYSELNRNWYTFLVHPDANKTEIKIAIQQIFNVRVLTVNTLNREGKRKRTKTGFGQRKATKRAMVKLADGDRIEAFGGPVS, encoded by the coding sequence GTGAGCACGATCGCCGACCCGCGCGACATCATCGTGGCGCCGGTCGTCTCGGAGAAGAGCTACAGCGAGCTGAACCGCAACTGGTACACCTTCCTGGTGCACCCGGACGCCAACAAGACCGAGATCAAGATCGCTATCCAGCAGATCTTCAACGTCCGCGTCCTGACGGTCAACACGCTCAACCGCGAGGGCAAGCGCAAGCGCACCAAGACCGGCTTCGGCCAGCGCAAGGCCACCAAGCGGGCGATGGTGAAGCTGGCTGACGGTGACCGTATCGAGGCCTTCGGCGGCCCGGTCAGCTGA